Proteins encoded within one genomic window of Spirulina major PCC 6313:
- a CDS encoding KGK domain-containing protein codes for MNSDFQELSSDNAIINIGGSTFKAVDLRPHIDIVLQQSYEKINEQLASARLGKLHHSRVLSAGGFNGEILEIKTGEWIKGKVRIRSVFEFCPDEVIENTEKNESTDDSLDEIRRSL; via the coding sequence ATGAACTCAGATTTTCAAGAATTATCTAGCGACAACGCAATTATTAATATTGGTGGGTCAACGTTCAAAGCTGTAGATTTACGACCACATATTGATATTGTTTTACAGCAGAGCTATGAAAAAATAAATGAGCAGTTGGCTTCAGCTAGGTTAGGAAAGCTACACCATAGTCGGGTACTTAGTGCAGGTGGATTTAATGGTGAAATTCTAGAGATCAAAACTGGAGAGTGGATCAAAGGAAAAGTTAGGATTCGTTCGGTTTTTGAGTTTTGCCCTGATGAAGTTATTGAAAACACAGAAAAGAATGAGTCTACAGATGATTCTTTAGATGAGATTCGGCGTTCTTTGTGA